The Sulfurospirillum diekertiae genomic sequence CTCCTCTTAATGCAAAACTAACACGTACATTGATGAACAATGCACTTTTCTTGCATGATCACGTTGTACACTTCTATCATCTTCATGGACTTGATTGGGTTGATGTTGTTTCAGCGCTTAAAGCAGATCCACGTAAAGCTGCGGAAGAGGCATTTAAATACACAGACTCTCCTGTTGCATGCGGTGCAGACATCCTTATGGCAACTCAAAAAAGAGTAGCGGAATTTGTTAAAAAAGGAAATCTTGGACCATTCGCTAATGCGTATTGGGGACATGCAACCTACAAATTAACACCAGAGCAAAACTTAATTGCTGTTTCTCACTACCTTAAAGCACTTGAACTTCAAAGAACTGCTGCACAAATGATGGCTATCTTTGGTGCAAAACAACCACATCCACAAAGCTTAACCGTTGGTGGTGTAACGTGTGTTATGGATCTTCAAGACCCAGCTCGTTTGGGTGAATATATGACGAAATTTAAAGAGATGGCAGACTTTGTAAATCATGCTTACTATCCTGATGTTGTTATGGCTGGACTTGCTTATTCAAAAGAGCCAAGTGTCACAGGTGGTTTGGGTGTTGCAAATCTCTTTACTGAAAAAGAGTTCCAAATTAATGCCAAAGACTTCTTGTTTGAGAGTGGTGTTATGATGGGTGAAGATGTGGTTAATTTAATCACTGGCAAACCATTTAAAGTTCAAACATTGGATGAGAGTAAAATCACTGAAGAAGCAACACGTTCTTGGTATAAAGATAACGCTGCATATCATCCATACGAGGGTCGTCAAGAGCCTAATTATACTGGCTTTAAAGATGCACAAACTGTTAATGATAAAGGTGAGCTTGCTGCAACTAAAGTTATTGATGAAAATGGTAAATATACATGGGTTAAAGCTCCTCGTTATGATGGTAAACCACTTCAAGTTGGACCATTGGCAAATATCGTTATTAACTATGCGCTTGGTAACAAACGCGTTAAAGTCGTCGTTGATAAATTCTTGAAAGATACAGGACTTCCTATTACTGCTGTAGCTTCAACACTCGGTCGAACAGCATGTCGTATGATTGAAGCCAAAGTTGTAGCTGATAACGGTATGGAAGCATTTACTTCATTGATTAATAATCTTAAAGTTGATGATGCTACCTGTGCAAGCTATAAAATCGACAAAAATAAAGAGTACAAAGGTCGCTATATTGGACATGTTCCTCGTGGTGTTCTTAGTCACTGGGTTAAAATCAAAAATGGCGTGATTGAAAACTACCAAGCAGTTGTTCCAACAACTTGGAATGCAAGTCCAAAAGACGCTAAAGGTGTTAGAGGATCTTATGAAGAGTCTTTAATTGGTTTAAAGATCACTGATCTTTCTCAACCGCTTGAAATTGTAAGAATCATCCACTCTTATGATCCATGTCTTGCATGTGCTGTACATGTAATGGATACAAAAGGGAATGAGATGAGCAGTTATAAGGTCAATGTTAACGGCGCGTCTTGCTAAAAGCGAAAGGGAGTCTAACAATGAAAAGAAATGTAGAATTTGAGTTCTCAGCAGGGCTTCGTTGGACGCACTGGCTAAGGGCAATTGCTATTTTTGTATTAACGGTGACAGGGTTTTATTTGGCCTATGTATTCATCGCTCCTGAATCATCAGATGAGCCTATCCTCTTCTTGAATGCAAAGTTCAGAATGTGGCATGAAATTGCAGGGTTTTTATTGATTGCAATTACACTTTACAAAACGTACCTTTTTTGCCTTGATGGTATTAGTTCAAAAGAGAGAGTATCGTTTGTAGATTTCATCAGTCCGAAGATATGGTTTCAACAGCTTAAATATTACCTTTTTATGGGAGAACATCCTCATTTAAAAGGTGTCTATAATCCGTTGCAATTTATCGCTTATGTGGGACTTTATGCAATGATTTTTATCATCAGCTTAACAGGTCTCATTTTGTATGTCAATTGTTATCAAGGTGGCGGTATTGGTCTCTTCTTATATGACTATATGCGTCCAATCGAAGCAATGATGGGTGGACTCGCAATGGTTAGAGAAATTCACCACATTGTTATGTGGGGTATTTTGATCTTCTTACCAATTCATATCTATATGGCAATCTTTAACTCAATCATGGGTAAAGAGGGCTCTTTGGATGCGATTTTCAGTGGTTATAAGTTTCTTAAACACGATCCAAAACACTAAGAGAGTTTTTACTTGAAAGTGTTGATTTTAGGCATTGGCAATGTGATGTTCTCCGACGAAGGCGTCGGAGTTCATCTTTGCCGTCTTGTTGAACAAAAATATGCGTTTTCTTCTCCCGAACATACCCTTACCTTTATTGATGGTGGTACACTAGCGGAGCGTTTAATTCCCATTATTGCTGAGTATGACTATGTCATTGTATTAGATTGTGTTGATACAAGAGATGGAGAAATTGGAGATGTTTATTTCTTCGATTTTGAAAATGTTCCTAATACAATCACATGGCAAGGGAGTGTTCATGAAGTCGAGATGCTTCAAACACTTAATATGATGGATATGGTAGGAGATCGTCCTCCTACAAAAATTATTGGTATAATTCCAGAAGTTATAGAAGATACAACGTTACAACTTACAGATGCTGTCGTCAAAGGCAGTGGTATTATGGAAAATGTTTTACTAAAACATTTGAGTGAACTTGGATTTACATATCAGCAAATCAGTGATATTGACATCCAAAGTGTGGCAAATACGTCCTGTTTGGGGGATCGATGATTTTAGCATTTGAGTTTAATTATATATCACATAATGGTATTTTAGAAAATTTATTGAAAGACATTGCAAATGATTTTGGTATTGTACATAAAATTATACGTAAAGAATCGATTGTAACACTGTTTGTTGATGCCGATGAAGTTCGTTTAGGCGCTTTTGCAGACACTCTTTCTTCTTCGCTTCCATTGTCTATCTTTTTTAAGTCTTCCAGTGTTGAAGTTTTAGAAAGCATGTCTGAGGAAGAAGAAGTATTGCCATCAATGGCATATACCGTAGAATTTACACCTAAAATTTTAGCTTCAGTGGATGCACCAAGTTCTCCTCAGTATCTTTCTCCTTTTGTTGTTGTACCAAAAGATGCGTCTATTCATCTTGTACATGAGGGGAAAAATCTTTTACATGTAAACATGACAGAAGGCTATGAATCGCTTTATGAAAAAGTTTCTGAACTGATTGTTGCAGGTGAAAATATAGCCATCCAAACTAAAAATGGCCATTTTGTTTTTGGCAAAATTGAAAACATCTCTGCATGTTCTCATGTTGTATTTCCTGAAGTGATTGCAACGGATTTATCGGTTGTTGAGCGTATGGTTGTCAGTAGAGAAAATGAGATCAAAGCGCTTGCCTCTTTAGAGCGCCCTTCAATTCGTTTTAAAGTAAATGCACTGTTCGCACAAAAAGAGATTTTTCAAGAAGCTCGCGTCATGTTAAGACTTGCAGATGATCTTTTCTTGTATCAACTCTCTAAACGACTCTTTGCAAAAGGGGTTCATTTCCTTTTTAAAGCTTCTCCTAAAGAGTGTCAAAGTCTGTACAGCGTTGATTATGAACAAACTTTGAAAGCGCTAGAGCCATTAGTGGTAAGTGTCCTTGAAAATGGGACTATTTTAATTGTTCAAGGTAAAAGTTATGCTTCTGAGGCGCTCAAAGGAAGTTTGAAAAAATTTGATGAACCTTCCCATGCAGCATTGGCTTCTATTTTACAAGAGCATAAGCTTTTTGATACAGCGTTGAGCTGTTTTTATTTTAGTCGAACTCATAATGATCGTGTCATGCACTACTCCAAAGAAAATGGCATGCTTAATCTTGTGGAAATTTTACTGCCAAGTTCATTTACTGAGCTTTTTGCAGAAATTGAGAGAAGTAGTCCTAGTGCTGAGCGTCTGGTTGCAAGTTATAAGGAACAGTTTCCTGAACTGTACGAAAAAGCGATTCATACAGTTATTCCAAACACATTACCAAAGAGTATTTATTCCCTTTGGAAAATTGTAGCAGTCGTACTAGGCATTAGCGATAATTTTGATCGCGCTGCTGAACAACTCATTGAAAATGCCGAAGATTTTGGTGGTCAAAAAGGTCCACGAATTGACTATTATTTGGAAAAAGAGGATGCACTCAGTTCTGATTTGAATTATGTTAGATTGCTCCGCAGTGGTATGAGTTACAAACTCGCTGGAACGGACACAATAACATTGAGTTTTGGTTGTATGGAAAGTCTCTCTTTTTTCCTCTCCGATATGGCTGATTCTCACAAAGATAATCTTACTTCAAGTAAAATTGCTTTGTGTGGTTCACTGTTTGGCTATAAACGTTTTACAGAGATGCTTTCAAAAAACATCAAGCCAAATCATACGATCTGTTTGAATAAAGAATTGCCGATTGATCAGTAAATTTCGTCTGATTTATCATATAGAAGGTATTGTCCAAGGGGTTGGTTTTCGCCCCTTTGTCTATACACTTGCCTTACGCTTTCATTTAAAAGGTTTTGTGCTTAACAATTCTAAAGGTGTCATCATTGAGATAGAAGGATTTGAAGAGAGCCTTGATTCGTTTGAACAGGCTTTGTTTAAAGAACTTCCTCCACTTGCGCGCATTGATTTCTGGCAAAAAAATAGGCTTACATGTAAAAATGATACACGCTTCGAAATTCGACAAAGTGATGAAGCAAGTACAAAATCTTCTCTTGTATTACCAGATATGTCCATTTGTGATGATTGTCTGAAAGAATTGTATGATCCAAACAACAGACGCTATCACTACTTTTTCATCAACTGTACACATTGTGGACCTCGCTATTCCATTATCAAAACTGTTCCATATGATCGTCCATACACTTCAATGCAACCCTTTGTAATGTGTGAAGCGTGCCAAAGTGAATACACAAATCCTCTTGATCGCCGCTATCACGCGCAACCTATCAGCTGTCCAACATGCGGCCCAACACTCTCTTTGTGTTCCATTAATGGAGAACTATTGGCAACAAATGAAGCGGCGATTGTTAAATTAGCGGATTTGATTAATGTTGGGCATATTGTAGCACTCAAAGGCATGGGAGGTTTTCATCTCATTTGTGATGCCACAAGCGACAGGGTGTTAGCGAGCTTGAGAGAGCGTAAACACAGACCTTCCAAACCGTTTGCTGTTATGTTTAAAACTATAGAAGCGATCAAAGAAGAGTGTATTTTAAGTGCTCAAGAAGAAGAGGGTATTTGCTCTCTGCTTCGCCCGATTGTTCTTGTAAAGCGCAATGTTAAGGCTTCTAAAATCAGTGGACTCATTGCCCCTCGCATCGATCGTCTTGGTGTTTTCTTACCTTATACACCTTTACATGTAATGCTTTTTGAGTACCTCAAAAACCCTATCGTGGCAACCAGTGCCAATCGCTCTGGTGAGCCCATTATTAGCGAAGCAACTGTTTTAAAACAAAAGCTTCATGACGTTGTGGAGTATTATCTGGATTATAACCGTGAAATAGTCAACTCCAGTGATGACAGTGTTTTACAATACCTTGGTGATAAAACGCTTTTGATGCGCTCTTCTCGTGGTATTGCTCCAAAGAGCTTTCGAGTTGATTCATCGGATGAGCGGAAAATCTTAGCCGTAGGCGCACATCAAAAAAATGCGATTGCTATCTATCTTAATCACCAAATTATTGTGAGTCCTTATATTGGTGATTTGGATAATATTGCCTCGAATGAACTATTTGAAAAGATGATAGAGCGTTTTTCACGATTTTATGATTTTACACCCGATCTGATCGTCGGCGATTTGCATCCAAATTATGTATCAACACAGTGGGCAAAAAGGCAAAATATTCCTTTTGTTCAGGTGCAGCATCACTATGCACATATTCTCTCTGCTATGTGTGAACATAAACTGAGCGGAAAAGTGTTAGGCATCGCATGGGATGGTACGGGGTATGGTGATGATGGTACGATTTGGGGTGGTGAGTTTTTAGTGTGTGATCCTAGTGGTTATGAACGTGTATGTTTTTTTGAACCTTTTCCTCTTTTGGGTGCAGATGCGAGCATTAAAGAGATTAAACGCATTTTAGCTTCGCTTCTGTGGGATGTATTGGGTGACGAGGCTGATGCATTGTTATTAGACTATTTTGATGAAAAGGCACTCAAACGTCTCAAACAAATTTACACCAAAAAGATTAATTCACCCTTATGCTCATCAGTAGGAAGACTCTTTGATGCCGTTGCCGTTTTATGTGGAATGGAAGGAAATGTAAGTTATGACGGAGAAAGTGGCTTGCTTATTGAAGCTCTGTATGATCCTGCCATTACAGATCGCTATACATTTGAAATAGACGATAAAATGATTCGTTATAAACCTATGTTTGCTCAAATGCTTCACGATAAAGAACCACGTCTAATTGCTTCAAAATTTATCAATACATTGGTCGAAATGGCTCTTACCATAAGCCATCGTTACACTTATCCAATCGTTCTTGGAGGTGGAGTGTTTCAAAATCGCACACTCATGGAACAAATACTTCAAAATGTCACACAACCTCTCTATTTTCCGTTACAATTAGCAATCAATGATGGCGGAATTTGTGTTGGACAGATCTACAAATCACTTCAAAAGTAATATTAATATTTTTATCTTTAAATAAATAAAGAATAGTATGATTAAAATGTAGTTGAAGTATATAAAAAGGATACACCATGGATAAAATTATTCGTTTTAGTGTTTCACTTCCAGAAAAACTTTTAGAAGAGCTTGACAAAAAAGTTGATGCTCAAGGTTATGCTTCACGTAGTGAATTTACCAGAGACCTAATTCGCGAGAAAATCGTAAAAGATGATTGGCAAGACGATAACAGCGATGTTATAGGTGTTTTGACAATGATCTATACGCATCATCAAAATGAGCTCGTGCAGAAGATTTTGGAAATTCAACATGATGCAAAAATACATATTATGTGTAATACTCATGTACATGTAAGCCATGAAAATTGTCTCGAAACCATTATGGTGACGGGAAAAGTTTCTGAAGTGAAAGACTTTGCACAGAAGATTGCAGGGCTTAAAGGGGTTAAATTCTCCAAACTTGTTGAAGCATCCATTCCCGCTTCATAATCTTTACATGTAAAGATTTTTCTTCCATAGCGTCTCTAAAATGAGACGCTGTTCTTCTTGAGTATAATTAAATTTAAACTCCGCTTCTTTTAGATAATAGATAAAATTCTCTTTACTCACACCTTTAAAGTGATCCATCCAGCTCTCTAAAAATTTCCAAAAGCGTGTTAAGACGTTGTCAAAACTCTCGTAGTGCGCAACTTTATGCTGGTTAAGATAGCGTGCATAGGTCTCTTTTTCGATGGAATTTTCATCTAAATTTTTCAGGTGTGCAAATTGATCTGGGAGTAAGAGGGTGTGAATAGAGTCGCCGTACACCATACTTAAAATACCGATAGCATCGAAAAGATATTTATTTTTTCCTCTTTTACATGTAGGAAGGTAATAGTATTCGTCATACTGTGAAAACGTCTGCGTTTGTTCTGCATAAAGAGCTTCACAGTGACTTATCAGTAAAAGACGTAGTTTTTGATATTTTTTTGCGATGGTAAGATAGTTCAATCCTAAAAGCGTAGCACATTCATACGCACTGTTATTATCGATAAAACACTCCAAAATAGTCATCTCTTGTGCATACTTTACATAGCTAAATGTTCGTTTACATGTAACGCATCGGCATTGCGTATTAGAGACGAAATAAAGTGCTTTGTTCCCGCAAAAAATGCACTGCTTTTGATCTGTTTTCATGAGTGTATTTTTCCTAAAAATAACTAAGAAACATCTTTTTTTATCTCTTGTTTAAAGACTTCTACTATAATAGAGAAAAAAATAGAGACAAGGACTTAAAAAATGTGTAAAGATTGCGGTTGTTCAATTACTCCTACTCAATGGTCAGCGGCACATGCGCACGAACACGATCATGATGGTCACACGCATAGTCATTCGCATGATCATGACGACCATACCCATCACGATCATCCTCATGCACATGATCATGATCACCATGAGCACAAAAATCATGATGAAATTCATGCCAATCCTCAATTAAATGACAAAAAAACCATTGCTGTCATTACGAAGATTTTGGATGCGAACGACACACAAGCATCGCACAATAGAGCGCATTTTGAAGAGCATGGTGTTTTGGCGATCAATCTAATGAGCAGTCCCGGCAGTGGAAAAACAACACTTTTGGAAGCAACGATTGATACAAAAGAGATCAAACTAGCAGTTATAGAAGGCGATCTTGAGACCAATCAAGATGCCGATCGTATCACTGCAAAGGGGGCATTGGCTCATCAAATCACTACAGGTCAAGCGTGTCATTTGGATGCGTTTATGGTGCACGAAGGGCTTCATCATTTACCGATTGATGGGCTTGATGTTGTGTTTATCGAAAACGTGGGCAATTTGGTGTGTCCTGCTAGTTATGATGTTGGAAGTCACCTTAATGTCGTACTTCTTTCCGTTCCAGAAGGCGATGATAAACCTGCCAAGTATCCTGTAATGTTCCGCAGCGCTGATCTGTTTTTAATTACGAAATGCGACCTGTTGCCATATTTTGATTTTAATGTTGAAAAAGCAAT encodes the following:
- the cybH gene encoding Ni/Fe-hydrogenase, b-type cytochrome subunit is translated as MKRNVEFEFSAGLRWTHWLRAIAIFVLTVTGFYLAYVFIAPESSDEPILFLNAKFRMWHEIAGFLLIAITLYKTYLFCLDGISSKERVSFVDFISPKIWFQQLKYYLFMGEHPHLKGVYNPLQFIAYVGLYAMIFIISLTGLILYVNCYQGGGIGLFLYDYMRPIEAMMGGLAMVREIHHIVMWGILIFLPIHIYMAIFNSIMGKEGSLDAIFSGYKFLKHDPKH
- a CDS encoding nickel-dependent hydrogenase large subunit → MSKRIVVDPITRIEGHLRVEVIVDDNNVVTEAYSSSTLWRGIETILKGRDPRDAGFMVQRICGVCTYSHYKAGIMAVENALGIEPPLNAKLTRTLMNNALFLHDHVVHFYHLHGLDWVDVVSALKADPRKAAEEAFKYTDSPVACGADILMATQKRVAEFVKKGNLGPFANAYWGHATYKLTPEQNLIAVSHYLKALELQRTAAQMMAIFGAKQPHPQSLTVGGVTCVMDLQDPARLGEYMTKFKEMADFVNHAYYPDVVMAGLAYSKEPSVTGGLGVANLFTEKEFQINAKDFLFESGVMMGEDVVNLITGKPFKVQTLDESKITEEATRSWYKDNAAYHPYEGRQEPNYTGFKDAQTVNDKGELAATKVIDENGKYTWVKAPRYDGKPLQVGPLANIVINYALGNKRVKVVVDKFLKDTGLPITAVASTLGRTACRMIEAKVVADNGMEAFTSLINNLKVDDATCASYKIDKNKEYKGRYIGHVPRGVLSHWVKIKNGVIENYQAVVPTTWNASPKDAKGVRGSYEESLIGLKITDLSQPLEIVRIIHSYDPCLACAVHVMDTKGNEMSSYKVNVNGASC
- the hypF gene encoding carbamoyltransferase HypF codes for the protein MISKFRLIYHIEGIVQGVGFRPFVYTLALRFHLKGFVLNNSKGVIIEIEGFEESLDSFEQALFKELPPLARIDFWQKNRLTCKNDTRFEIRQSDEASTKSSLVLPDMSICDDCLKELYDPNNRRYHYFFINCTHCGPRYSIIKTVPYDRPYTSMQPFVMCEACQSEYTNPLDRRYHAQPISCPTCGPTLSLCSINGELLATNEAAIVKLADLINVGHIVALKGMGGFHLICDATSDRVLASLRERKHRPSKPFAVMFKTIEAIKEECILSAQEEEGICSLLRPIVLVKRNVKASKISGLIAPRIDRLGVFLPYTPLHVMLFEYLKNPIVATSANRSGEPIISEATVLKQKLHDVVEYYLDYNREIVNSSDDSVLQYLGDKTLLMRSSRGIAPKSFRVDSSDERKILAVGAHQKNAIAIYLNHQIIVSPYIGDLDNIASNELFEKMIERFSRFYDFTPDLIVGDLHPNYVSTQWAKRQNIPFVQVQHHYAHILSAMCEHKLSGKVLGIAWDGTGYGDDGTIWGGEFLVCDPSGYERVCFFEPFPLLGADASIKEIKRILASLLWDVLGDEADALLLDYFDEKALKRLKQIYTKKINSPLCSSVGRLFDAVAVLCGMEGNVSYDGESGLLIEALYDPAITDRYTFEIDDKMIRYKPMFAQMLHDKEPRLIASKFINTLVEMALTISHRYTYPIVLGGGVFQNRTLMEQILQNVTQPLYFPLQLAINDGGICVGQIYKSLQK
- the hypB gene encoding hydrogenase nickel incorporation protein HypB; its protein translation is MCKDCGCSITPTQWSAAHAHEHDHDGHTHSHSHDHDDHTHHDHPHAHDHDHHEHKNHDEIHANPQLNDKKTIAVITKILDANDTQASHNRAHFEEHGVLAINLMSSPGSGKTTLLEATIDTKEIKLAVIEGDLETNQDADRITAKGALAHQITTGQACHLDAFMVHEGLHHLPIDGLDVVFIENVGNLVCPASYDVGSHLNVVLLSVPEGDDKPAKYPVMFRSADLFLITKCDLLPYFDFNVEKAIREARKLNPKVDVIEIDSKSGKGIDQWINYLKMKKALR
- the nikR gene encoding nickel-responsive transcriptional regulator NikR, translating into MDKIIRFSVSLPEKLLEELDKKVDAQGYASRSEFTRDLIREKIVKDDWQDDNSDVIGVLTMIYTHHQNELVQKILEIQHDAKIHIMCNTHVHVSHENCLETIMVTGKVSEVKDFAQKIAGLKGVKFSKLVEASIPAS
- a CDS encoding HyaD/HybD family hydrogenase maturation endopeptidase, whose protein sequence is MKVLILGIGNVMFSDEGVGVHLCRLVEQKYAFSSPEHTLTFIDGGTLAERLIPIIAEYDYVIVLDCVDTRDGEIGDVYFFDFENVPNTITWQGSVHEVEMLQTLNMMDMVGDRPPTKIIGIIPEVIEDTTLQLTDAVVKGSGIMENVLLKHLSELGFTYQQISDIDIQSVANTSCLGDR